A genomic region of Pelodiscus sinensis isolate JC-2024 chromosome 17, ASM4963464v1, whole genome shotgun sequence contains the following coding sequences:
- the FAF2 gene encoding FAS-associated factor 2 isoform X1, with protein MAAPEERELTAEQTEKLLQFQDLTGIESMDHCRHTLEQHNWNIEAAVQDRLNEQEGVPSVFNPPPSRPLQVNTADHRIYSYVVSRPQPRGLLGWGYYLIMLPFRFTYYTLLDIFRFALSFIRADPRSRVTDPVRDIVSFIHVFEEKYGRIHPVFYRGTYSQALNDAKRELRFLLVYLHGDEHQDSDEFCRTTLCAPEVITLINTRMLFWACSTNKPEGYRVSQALRENTYPFLAMIMLKDRRMTVVGRLEGLIQPDDLISQLTFLMDANQTYLVSERMEREERNQTQVLRQQQDEAYLASLRADQEKERKKKEERERKKRREEEVQQQKLAEERRRQTLQEEKVRRSECLPPEPHPDDPESVKIIFKLPNDSRVERRFHFTQSLTVIHDFLFSLKESPEKFQIEANFPRRVLPCLPTVEWPNPPTLQEAGLSHTEVLFVQDLTDD; from the exons atggcggcgcctgagGAGCGCGAGCTGACGGCGGAGCAGACCGAGAAGCTGCTGCAGTTCCAG GACTTGACTGGCATAGAGTCTATGGACCACTGTCGTCATACCCTGGAGCAGCACAACTGGAACATAGAG GCAGCTGTACAGGACCGGTTGAATGAGCAAGAGGGCGTCCCAAGTGTCTTCAATCCGCCGCCATCCCGGCCGTTGCAGGTTAATACAGCTGACCACAGGATCTACAGCTATGTTGTTTCAAGGCCACAACCAAGG GGCCTGTTAGGATGGGGTTACTATTTGATAATGCTTCCATTCCGATTTACCTATTACACATTACTTGATATATTTAG GTTTGCTCTGAGTTTTATACGCGCTGACCCGCGCAGTAGGGTCACGGACCCAGTGCGTGATATTGTTTCGTTTATCCACGTGTTTGAGGAAAAGTATGGGCGGATACACCCTGTCTTCTACCGGGGGACGTACAGCCAG gCGCTGAACGATGCCAAGCGGGAGCTGCGCTTCCTGTTGGTTTATCTTCACGGGGACGAGCACCAAGACTCAGACGAATTCTGTCG cACCACCCTGTGCGCCCCAGAGGTGATCACCCTCATCAACACTCGGATGCTTTTCTGGGCATGCTCCACCAACAAGCCAGAGGGCTATAGAg TGTCCCAGGCACTGCGTGAGAACACCTACCCGTTCCTGGCCATGATCATGCTGAAAGATCGCAGGATGACGGTGGTGGGACGTCTAGAGGGCCTCATCCAGCCTGATGACCTCATCAGTCAGCTGACCTTCCTCATGGATGCCAACCAGACGTACTTGGTGTCAGAGCGCATGGAGAG GGAAGAGAGGAACCAAACCCAGgtcctgaggcagcagcaggacgaGGCGTACCTGGCTTCCCTGCGGGCGGACCAGGAAAAGGAGCGCAAGAAGAAGGAGGAGcgggagaggaagaagaggagggaagaggaggtgcAGCAGCAAAAGCTAGCAGAGGAGAGACGGCGCCAG ACTCTGCAGGAGGAGAAGGTGCGCCGGTCGGAGTGCCTCCCCCCAGAGCCGCACCCCGACGACCCAGAGAGCGTGAAGATCATCTTCAAGCTGCCCAACGATTCCAGAGTGGAGAGGCGATTCCATTTCACCCAGTCGCTAACG GTGATCCACGACTTCCTGTTCTCCTTGAAAGAGAGCCCCGAGAAGTTCCAGATCGAGGCCAACTTCCCCCGCCgcgtcctgccctgcctcccgaCAGTGGAGTGGCCCAACCCCCCCACGCTGCAGGAGGCGGGACTCAGCCACACGGAAGTTCTCTTTGTTCAGGACCTCACGGACGATTGA
- the FAF2 gene encoding FAS-associated factor 2 isoform X3 — MDHCRHTLEQHNWNIEAAVQDRLNEQEGVPSVFNPPPSRPLQVNTADHRIYSYVVSRPQPRGLLGWGYYLIMLPFRFTYYTLLDIFRFALSFIRADPRSRVTDPVRDIVSFIHVFEEKYGRIHPVFYRGTYSQALNDAKRELRFLLVYLHGDEHQDSDEFCRTTLCAPEVITLINTRMLFWACSTNKPEGYRVSQALRENTYPFLAMIMLKDRRMTVVGRLEGLIQPDDLISQLTFLMDANQTYLVSERMEREERNQTQVLRQQQDEAYLASLRADQEKERKKKEERERKKRREEEVQQQKLAEERRRQTLQEEKVRRSECLPPEPHPDDPESVKIIFKLPNDSRVERRFHFTQSLTVIHDFLFSLKESPEKFQIEANFPRRVLPCLPTVEWPNPPTLQEAGLSHTEVLFVQDLTDD; from the exons ATGGACCACTGTCGTCATACCCTGGAGCAGCACAACTGGAACATAGAG GCAGCTGTACAGGACCGGTTGAATGAGCAAGAGGGCGTCCCAAGTGTCTTCAATCCGCCGCCATCCCGGCCGTTGCAGGTTAATACAGCTGACCACAGGATCTACAGCTATGTTGTTTCAAGGCCACAACCAAGG GGCCTGTTAGGATGGGGTTACTATTTGATAATGCTTCCATTCCGATTTACCTATTACACATTACTTGATATATTTAG GTTTGCTCTGAGTTTTATACGCGCTGACCCGCGCAGTAGGGTCACGGACCCAGTGCGTGATATTGTTTCGTTTATCCACGTGTTTGAGGAAAAGTATGGGCGGATACACCCTGTCTTCTACCGGGGGACGTACAGCCAG gCGCTGAACGATGCCAAGCGGGAGCTGCGCTTCCTGTTGGTTTATCTTCACGGGGACGAGCACCAAGACTCAGACGAATTCTGTCG cACCACCCTGTGCGCCCCAGAGGTGATCACCCTCATCAACACTCGGATGCTTTTCTGGGCATGCTCCACCAACAAGCCAGAGGGCTATAGAg TGTCCCAGGCACTGCGTGAGAACACCTACCCGTTCCTGGCCATGATCATGCTGAAAGATCGCAGGATGACGGTGGTGGGACGTCTAGAGGGCCTCATCCAGCCTGATGACCTCATCAGTCAGCTGACCTTCCTCATGGATGCCAACCAGACGTACTTGGTGTCAGAGCGCATGGAGAG GGAAGAGAGGAACCAAACCCAGgtcctgaggcagcagcaggacgaGGCGTACCTGGCTTCCCTGCGGGCGGACCAGGAAAAGGAGCGCAAGAAGAAGGAGGAGcgggagaggaagaagaggagggaagaggaggtgcAGCAGCAAAAGCTAGCAGAGGAGAGACGGCGCCAG ACTCTGCAGGAGGAGAAGGTGCGCCGGTCGGAGTGCCTCCCCCCAGAGCCGCACCCCGACGACCCAGAGAGCGTGAAGATCATCTTCAAGCTGCCCAACGATTCCAGAGTGGAGAGGCGATTCCATTTCACCCAGTCGCTAACG GTGATCCACGACTTCCTGTTCTCCTTGAAAGAGAGCCCCGAGAAGTTCCAGATCGAGGCCAACTTCCCCCGCCgcgtcctgccctgcctcccgaCAGTGGAGTGGCCCAACCCCCCCACGCTGCAGGAGGCGGGACTCAGCCACACGGAAGTTCTCTTTGTTCAGGACCTCACGGACGATTGA
- the FAF2 gene encoding FAS-associated factor 2 isoform X2: protein MAAPEERELTAEQTEKLLQFQDLTGIESMDHCRHTLEQHNWNIEAAVQDRLNEQEGVPSVFNPPPSRPLQGLLGWGYYLIMLPFRFTYYTLLDIFRFALSFIRADPRSRVTDPVRDIVSFIHVFEEKYGRIHPVFYRGTYSQALNDAKRELRFLLVYLHGDEHQDSDEFCRTTLCAPEVITLINTRMLFWACSTNKPEGYRVSQALRENTYPFLAMIMLKDRRMTVVGRLEGLIQPDDLISQLTFLMDANQTYLVSERMEREERNQTQVLRQQQDEAYLASLRADQEKERKKKEERERKKRREEEVQQQKLAEERRRQTLQEEKVRRSECLPPEPHPDDPESVKIIFKLPNDSRVERRFHFTQSLTVIHDFLFSLKESPEKFQIEANFPRRVLPCLPTVEWPNPPTLQEAGLSHTEVLFVQDLTDD, encoded by the exons atggcggcgcctgagGAGCGCGAGCTGACGGCGGAGCAGACCGAGAAGCTGCTGCAGTTCCAG GACTTGACTGGCATAGAGTCTATGGACCACTGTCGTCATACCCTGGAGCAGCACAACTGGAACATAGAG GCAGCTGTACAGGACCGGTTGAATGAGCAAGAGGGCGTCCCAAGTGTCTTCAATCCGCCGCCATCCCGGCCGTTGCAG GGCCTGTTAGGATGGGGTTACTATTTGATAATGCTTCCATTCCGATTTACCTATTACACATTACTTGATATATTTAG GTTTGCTCTGAGTTTTATACGCGCTGACCCGCGCAGTAGGGTCACGGACCCAGTGCGTGATATTGTTTCGTTTATCCACGTGTTTGAGGAAAAGTATGGGCGGATACACCCTGTCTTCTACCGGGGGACGTACAGCCAG gCGCTGAACGATGCCAAGCGGGAGCTGCGCTTCCTGTTGGTTTATCTTCACGGGGACGAGCACCAAGACTCAGACGAATTCTGTCG cACCACCCTGTGCGCCCCAGAGGTGATCACCCTCATCAACACTCGGATGCTTTTCTGGGCATGCTCCACCAACAAGCCAGAGGGCTATAGAg TGTCCCAGGCACTGCGTGAGAACACCTACCCGTTCCTGGCCATGATCATGCTGAAAGATCGCAGGATGACGGTGGTGGGACGTCTAGAGGGCCTCATCCAGCCTGATGACCTCATCAGTCAGCTGACCTTCCTCATGGATGCCAACCAGACGTACTTGGTGTCAGAGCGCATGGAGAG GGAAGAGAGGAACCAAACCCAGgtcctgaggcagcagcaggacgaGGCGTACCTGGCTTCCCTGCGGGCGGACCAGGAAAAGGAGCGCAAGAAGAAGGAGGAGcgggagaggaagaagaggagggaagaggaggtgcAGCAGCAAAAGCTAGCAGAGGAGAGACGGCGCCAG ACTCTGCAGGAGGAGAAGGTGCGCCGGTCGGAGTGCCTCCCCCCAGAGCCGCACCCCGACGACCCAGAGAGCGTGAAGATCATCTTCAAGCTGCCCAACGATTCCAGAGTGGAGAGGCGATTCCATTTCACCCAGTCGCTAACG GTGATCCACGACTTCCTGTTCTCCTTGAAAGAGAGCCCCGAGAAGTTCCAGATCGAGGCCAACTTCCCCCGCCgcgtcctgccctgcctcccgaCAGTGGAGTGGCCCAACCCCCCCACGCTGCAGGAGGCGGGACTCAGCCACACGGAAGTTCTCTTTGTTCAGGACCTCACGGACGATTGA